From the Streptomyces nigrescens genome, one window contains:
- a CDS encoding acyl-CoA dehydrogenase family protein yields the protein MDLEFTAADEEFRAEARAWLAGHVPATPLPSLETAEGFAAHREWEHWLAADRWSVVSWPEEYGGRGASLLQWLVFEEEYYAAGAPGRVSQNGIRLLAPTLFEHGTEEQRARVLGPMARGEVIWAQAWSEPESGSDLASLRSAAVRTDGGWLLSGQKTWSSRAAFADRAFGLFRSDPDATRPHQGLTYLMFPLDAPGVTVRPIGRLDGKPAFAELFLDEVFVPDAEVIGEPGQGWRIAMSTAGKERGLTLRSPGRFTAAAERLTALWREAPEGAGPALGDRVADAWIGARAYQLFTYAHASRIVAGDAGGLGAESSLNKVFWSELDIALHETALDLLGPYGMLADDADEAPAHGSWAEGYTFSLAGPIYAGTNEIQRDIIAERLLGLPKGRR from the coding sequence ATGGACCTCGAATTCACCGCCGCGGACGAGGAGTTCCGGGCCGAGGCCCGCGCCTGGCTCGCCGGTCATGTACCCGCCACCCCGCTGCCGTCGCTGGAGACCGCGGAAGGATTCGCCGCCCACCGGGAGTGGGAGCACTGGCTCGCCGCGGACCGCTGGTCGGTCGTCTCCTGGCCCGAGGAGTACGGCGGCCGGGGCGCCTCGCTCCTGCAGTGGCTGGTCTTCGAGGAGGAGTACTACGCCGCGGGCGCCCCCGGGCGGGTCAGCCAGAACGGCATCAGGCTGCTCGCCCCGACCCTCTTCGAGCACGGCACCGAGGAGCAACGCGCCCGCGTGCTCGGCCCCATGGCGCGCGGTGAGGTCATCTGGGCGCAGGCCTGGTCGGAGCCGGAGTCGGGGTCGGACCTGGCGTCGCTGCGCTCGGCCGCCGTACGGACCGACGGCGGCTGGCTGCTGAGCGGGCAGAAGACCTGGTCGTCCCGGGCCGCGTTCGCCGACCGCGCCTTCGGACTGTTCCGCAGCGACCCGGACGCCACCCGGCCGCACCAGGGGCTCACCTATCTGATGTTCCCGCTGGACGCACCGGGTGTGACGGTACGCCCCATCGGCCGCCTCGACGGCAAGCCCGCCTTCGCCGAACTCTTCCTCGATGAGGTCTTCGTGCCCGACGCGGAGGTCATCGGCGAGCCGGGGCAGGGCTGGCGGATCGCGATGAGCACCGCCGGCAAGGAACGCGGGCTGACGCTGCGCAGTCCGGGCCGCTTCACCGCGGCAGCCGAGCGGCTGACCGCACTGTGGCGCGAGGCTCCCGAGGGAGCCGGTCCGGCCCTCGGCGACCGGGTGGCCGATGCGTGGATCGGCGCCCGCGCCTATCAGCTCTTCACCTATGCCCATGCCTCGCGGATCGTCGCCGGCGATGCGGGGGGCCTCGGCGCCGAGTCGAGCCTCAACAAGGTCTTCTGGTCCGAGCTGGACATCGCCCTGCACGAGACCGCCCTGGACCTGCTCGGCCCGTACGGGATGCTCGCCGATGACGCCGACGAGGCGCCCGCGCACGGGAGTTGGGCCGAGGGCTACACCTTCTCGCTCGCCGGGCCGATCTATGCCGGCACCAACGAGATCCAGCGCGACATCATCGCCGAGCGGCTGCTCGGCCTGCCGAAGGGACGCCGGTGA
- a CDS encoding SDR family oxidoreductase, whose translation MTPPPYVPGHHLLDGRTAVITAAAGSGIGGATARRFLEEGARIVIGDAHARRLKESAEALTAEFGAGTVASLPCDVTDEDQVNALLELAEERHGRLDIVVNNAGLGGTADLVEMTDAQWGRVLDVTLNGTFRCTRAALRRMKATGSGGVIVNNASVVGWRAQRGQAHYAAAKAGVMALTRCAAMEAAEYGVRVNAVSPSLALHPHLVKVTTPELLAELTEREAFGRYAEPWEVANVIVFLAGDYASYMTGETVSVSSQHA comes from the coding sequence ATGACACCGCCCCCTTATGTGCCCGGCCACCATCTGCTCGACGGCCGGACCGCCGTCATCACCGCGGCCGCCGGATCCGGCATCGGCGGTGCCACCGCCCGGCGGTTCCTGGAGGAGGGCGCCCGCATCGTCATCGGTGACGCCCATGCGCGCCGTCTGAAGGAGAGCGCCGAGGCGCTCACCGCGGAGTTCGGCGCCGGCACAGTGGCTTCCCTGCCCTGCGATGTCACCGACGAAGACCAGGTCAACGCCCTGCTGGAGCTGGCGGAAGAGCGCCATGGGCGGCTCGACATCGTGGTCAACAACGCCGGGCTCGGTGGCACCGCCGATCTCGTCGAAATGACGGACGCGCAGTGGGGCAGGGTTTTGGACGTGACGCTGAACGGGACCTTCCGCTGCACCCGGGCCGCGCTGCGCCGGATGAAGGCCACCGGCAGCGGCGGAGTGATCGTCAACAATGCCTCCGTCGTCGGCTGGCGCGCCCAGCGGGGGCAGGCCCACTACGCCGCGGCCAAGGCCGGGGTGATGGCGCTGACCCGCTGCGCCGCCATGGAGGCCGCCGAGTACGGGGTCCGCGTCAACGCGGTCTCGCCCAGCCTCGCCCTGCATCCGCATCTGGTGAAGGTGACCACCCCCGAGCTGCTCGCGGAGCTCACCGAGCGGGAGGCGTTCGGCCGCTACGCCGAGCCCTGGGAGGTCGCCAATGTCATCGTCTTCCTGGCCGGCGACTACGCCTCGTACATGACCGGCGAAACGGTGTCCGTCAGCTCCCAGCACGCGTGA